ATTCGCTTTTATTGCTAAATTTATGCCCATTACACACTTATTGGATATGAACTTTATTGTATTACGTAGAATAACCGCAAAAGAGGGAATCTACCTGATTGTAACAGACTACAATATAGATGAGTTAAACAAAGGTTTTAATTTCTGGAAGAAAAACTACATAACTTCGAGTAACGAAACTTATAGCCGTCTTATCGTAGATGTCGTTTATGATAATGAATCTCCCATTTCCTCTCTGGAAGAGCTTCAGAATTTGAAAAAGAATCAGGTGGACATGAGAGATATTATAGCAAATTTCAATCTTGAGCTTGACTATAATCAGGAGAAGCGTATGAGAAGTAACTTCAAATTTTTCCTTAATAATAATATGCTTTTATTGCAAGGATATAATAAAGGGGAATATGAACTCTTCGATTTGGAAAAAACTTCCAAATACATACGCCAGGAATTGATGAATAGATCTTTTTGCTAGCATCAATTAAATTATCGGTAAATCGAATGGATTTATCGTCTATTTATACTATAAATGGTTTTTATAGTAGTATTATACTTTTATAATTAATGAAACAGAGGTGATATGTTCTTTATATCACCTCTGTTTCATAGATAAAATTCTTGCCAGGACAGCTACCTGCAGTCCCTTACTTATTTTCTTAACCAGATCAACACAAAACCAGAGACTGTCGTAACTTGATGAGTAATCCGGATTTTAAGGTTACAGCGAAAAAAGACCAGCATTATTTAAAGTAGTTTTCCAGTTATTGGAATCAGAAAATGAGTGGATAACAATCTAAAGACTTCTGAACAGAACAAAGGGAAGGCAAATAAAAGAAACATAGCCTAAATTGTCGTAAATTGATCAAAAACTATTTAATATGGAAACAACAGATGTAATACTGAACGAGAAAAACCGTGGAGAAGTAGAATTATTCTCTGACGGAAAGAAAGTCGGCTTTATGGAAATATCCGTATATAATCAGCGATTGACAGTATACCATACCGAAGTAGACTCGCAATATGAAGGTCGGGGCTTCGCAAAATTACTTTTGGGAAAACTGGTGTCTTATGCCCGTGAAAACGATTTAAAGATTGTTGCACTGTGTCCTTACGTACATGCGCAGTTCAGACGCCATCCAGAGGACTATCAGGACGTTTGGTACAACAAAGAAGCATAAGCCCAAATCAATAGGATAAATATATGTGCGTTGCAGTTGTTATTTTATAAAATCGATAGAAAATTATAAAGCGAATTAACAGAGAGGAAGCGAAGGTGTTAAGTCTTCATGTTTCTGTTAAATCAACTTTTGAAAAGACATGAAATTTCGTTTATTTTTATATAAACAAAATCCGTATGTCAAAAGGAGATGTTTCTAAATCAAATATCCGGTTGGAGTATCCATGGACAAAGGGATCGGAATATCTGTTCAATACGCTGGATTCAGGAAATCAGGGTATTTCGGCAGCTTCTGCTAAAGAGAGACTGGTACAATACGGGCCAAATAGTCTAAAAGGGAAAAACGTATCCAGCGCCTACCTGTTATTTCTTGGTCAGTTTAAAAGTCCCATAACGCTGATATTGATTGCGGCTGCAATACTTTCTTTTCTTCTGCAAGATCGAACTGATGCAATAATTATTCTTCTGATTGTTATGATTAGCAGTTGTTTGGGGTTTTGGCAGGAGTATGGCGCTTCTAATGCTATTGCCAGATTACTTAAACTGGTACAGGTTACGGTTGCAGTATTACGAGAGGGAAAGGAAGAAACGCTGGGGACTGAAGCGATTGTTCCCGGAGATATTGTAATTCTTTCTGCGGGGGATATTATTCCGGCAGATTGTGTGATATTGAGTTCGCAGGACCTTTTTGTAGATGAAGCCGCTTTTACCGGAGAGAGCTATCCGGTTGAAAAACAAGCGGGTATACTTGCAGAAGATGCACCTGTGGCAAAGCGCTCCAATATGTTATTCATGGGATCACATGTTATTAGTGGAAAGGCAAAAGTGATTGTTGTTTCTACAGGGATGGCTACGGAATTTGGTAAGATATCCGACAGGCTGCGACAAAATGCGCCCGAAACTGAATTTGAAAAAGGGATAAAGAAATTTGGTTTTATGCTTATGCAAATTACTCTTGTTCTTATTCTGGTTATTTTTGCTTTAAATGTCTTTCTGCATAAGCCCGTTCTTGATTCCTTTTTATTTTCCCTGGCTTTGGCTGTAGGGCTTACTCCGCAGTTATTACCCGTTATTATTACTGTTAATCTTTCATCGGGAGCCAAGAAAATGGCGGCACAGCAAGTAATTGTTAAACGTTTGGCTGCTATTGAAAACTTCGGGAGTATGAATATTCTGTGTTCTGATAAAACAGGCACAATTACACAAGGTAAGGTGAGATTATATAAGACTTTTGATATGGAGGATAAGGGAAGCGATCTGGTGAATCGCTATGCG
This genomic interval from Pseudopedobacter saltans DSM 12145 contains the following:
- a CDS encoding GNAT family N-acetyltransferase, which encodes METTDVILNEKNRGEVELFSDGKKVGFMEISVYNQRLTVYHTEVDSQYEGRGFAKLLLGKLVSYARENDLKIVALCPYVHAQFRRHPEDYQDVWYNKEA